A stretch of the Elusimicrobiota bacterium genome encodes the following:
- the thrB gene encoding homoserine kinase, which yields MRVRVRVPATSANLGPGFDVLGVALKLYNELEVEYPYKGKKGKPNLIEISGEGKEFLPKDEKNIVWKAMKAVFNTRSKKKRNSHYKFGQFKIKMKNNIPIGSGMGSSAAAHLSGILAANEIIGRKLNKDEIISLGVGFEGHSDNIVSALLGGFCISVLNGGNIKYLKLKTPKLKAVVSSPDFQLPTEKSRKVLPKKVSLSQAVFNCERLSLLVSALQNGSFEMLSTAMEDKIHQPYRARFIPGMKKIFETAINAGAYGAALSGSGPSIIALCDNKSGAKIGRSIEKVWKKYKVKSKYFILDFDKEGAKIWR from the coding sequence AGTAAGAGTTCCGGCAACTTCGGCGAATCTCGGGCCAGGATTTGATGTTTTGGGCGTTGCTCTAAAACTATATAACGAATTAGAAGTTGAATATCCTTATAAAGGGAAAAAAGGGAAACCAAATTTAATAGAAATTTCCGGAGAAGGGAAAGAATTTCTTCCAAAAGATGAAAAAAATATTGTCTGGAAGGCAATGAAAGCAGTTTTTAATACACGGTCAAAGAAAAAAAGGAATTCGCATTATAAGTTCGGACAATTCAAAATAAAAATGAAAAATAATATTCCCATAGGTTCGGGAATGGGTTCCAGCGCGGCAGCGCACTTGAGCGGTATTTTGGCAGCGAATGAAATTATCGGAAGAAAGCTCAATAAAGACGAGATAATTTCTTTAGGGGTAGGTTTTGAAGGCCATTCGGACAATATTGTTTCAGCTCTTTTGGGCGGATTTTGCATCTCGGTTTTAAACGGCGGGAATATTAAATATTTAAAACTCAAAACACCGAAACTGAAAGCTGTCGTTTCCAGTCCCGATTTCCAGCTTCCCACCGAGAAATCCAGGAAGGTTTTGCCGAAAAAAGTTTCTCTTTCACAGGCGGTTTTTAATTGTGAAAGGCTTTCTCTTTTAGTTTCTGCGTTACAGAACGGAAGCTTTGAAATGCTGTCTACCGCGATGGAAGACAAAATTCATCAGCCTTACCGGGCACGTTTTATTCCGGGAATGAAAAAAATATTTGAAACGGCGATAAATGCCGGCGCCTACGGGGCAGCCCTTTCAGGATCGGGGCCTTCTATAATCGCATTGTGCGATAATAAATCAGGCGCTAAAATCGGCAGAAGTATTGAAAAAGTATGGAAAAAATATAAGGTAAAGAGCAAATATTTTATTTTGGATTTCGATAAGGAAGGGGCGAAAATATGGCGCTAG